The window CGGTCTTCTGGAACTCCCGCAGGAAACGCATGCACTTCTGCGTAAAGCGCACGTCCCCCACCGAGAGCGCTTCGTCCACCACCAGCACATCGGCATCGACGTGCGCGGCGATGGCAAATGCCAGCCGCACATACATGCCACTGGAATAGGTTTTCACCGGCTGGTTGATAAAGTCACCGATCTCGGCGAAAGCAACGATGGAATCGAAGCGCTTGGCGAGTTCGTCCTGCTCGATGCCATATAGCAGCCCGCTCAGGTAAACATTCTCCTCACCGGTGAACTCCGGGTTGAAGCCGGCCCCCAGTTCGAGCAGCGCGGCGATGCGGCCGCTGACGCTGACCTCGCCCGAGGTTGGGAAAAGCGTGCCGCACACCAGTTGTAGCAGGGTCGATTTGCCCGAGCCGTTCTGGCCGATGATCGCAACGGTCTCGCCCTGCTGGACGTCGAAGCTGACGCCGCGCAGAGCCCAGAATTCACGGAAATACTCCGGCGGATGCATGCCGACCATGCGCTTGAGGCGCGGCACGACCATCTGTTTGAGGCGGTCCTTGGGCTGCGCGTAGATCTCGTAGCGCTTGCCCAGCTTGTCGACGCGAATCACGGACTTAGAGGACATCGGAGAACCCCTTGCGCGTCTTCTGGAACCAGGCCAGTCCGCCCCATGCCACGCAGTAGCCGACGGCCAGGTAGAGCAGCCAGCCCAGCCAGTCGATGCCGTTTCCCCAGATCGCGGCGTTGCGGATCTGCTCGACGATGAAGGTGATCGGATTCAGGTACAAGAGCGGGCGCAACCGCTCCGGCACCGATTGCAGCGGATAGAACACCGGTGCCATGAACATCAGCAGCGACGTGACGATGCCCATCACCTGCCCGAGATCGCGCAGGTAAACGCCAAGCGAAGCGAGCAGCCACACCAGGCCGGCAATCAGGATCACGAAGGGCAGCAGCACCACCGGCACCAGTAGCGCGGTCAGCGGCAGGTGGCCCTGCCAGATGAAGATCGCGCCGATCAGGATCACCGATGCCACCAGCGTATGGAACAGTGCCGAGCCGATGGCAATCCAGGGCAATGTCTCAAGCGGAAATACCACCTTCTTGACGAAGTTCGGGTTGTTCACCACCAGGGTCGGCGCGCGCTGCAGGCACTCGGCGATCAGGCCGTGCACCAG of the Cupriavidus malaysiensis genome contains:
- a CDS encoding ABC transporter permease, which codes for MKEKPSLHPLIVVQSVVANRSIITQFVKREVAGRYKGSFLGLLWTFINPLLMLLIYTFVFGVVFKSRWRPTSTDHLEFAVVMFAGVLVHGLIAECLQRAPTLVVNNPNFVKKVVFPLETLPWIAIGSALFHTLVASVILIGAIFIWQGHLPLTALLVPVVLLPFVILIAGLVWLLASLGVYLRDLGQVMGIVTSLLMFMAPVFYPLQSVPERLRPLLYLNPITFIVEQIRNAAIWGNGIDWLGWLLYLAVGYCVAWGGLAWFQKTRKGFSDVL